CGGCGCGGGCATTTTGTGCCTTTTTGCCGGGTCGACCGCTGCCCGGCGCGAAGACTGCGGGTAAAGTACGGCCTGCGCCATTTCTTCGCCCGAAACCCACGCCTTGTCTGCCCAGAATACTCATTCCCTGCTCTGCCATCCGGCCAGTCCGTGTGCCGGCGTTTTTGCTGTCGAAGTAGCGGCGAACCTTGATGCCCATGGGGATTTGGCGCTGTGCTATCGCCTGGGTGCGGCACCAGCTGCGCTGCGCCTGCCGGCACCACGGCCGCCCGCCTTTGCCGACGGCTTGTGGCAACACACCTGCTGCGAGTTGTTCGTAGCGGTCGACGCCGAAAAATACCGCGAATTCAATTTCTCGCCCTCCGGCGAATGGGCGGTTTATGACTTTGCCGGCTACCGCGAGCGTATCGATTCAGCCATTTCGGTAGCGCCGCAGATCAGTCTGGTGCAAGCGGATGCGGCGGTCGAACTGCGCGTGTTGATTCCGGCTGCCCTGTTGCCGGGCGGTGCGGCGCTGCAGGTCGGCCTGACGGCTGTGCTCGAAGCGGCCGATGGCAGCAAGACTTACTGGGCGCTGGCGCATGCCGCCGCGCAACCCGATTTTCATTTGCGGCAGAGCTTTACGCTGACCCTGAAAGCCTCTTGATCATGACTGCTCCCATCCTCTTCGGTATCGACCGCCTGCTCGCCGAGCCGGAACTGCGCCGGCCGCTCGCCGGCCGCCGTGTCGCGCTGCTCGCGCATCCGGCTTCGGTGACTGCCGACCTGACACACTCGCTCGACGCTCTGGCCGCGCTGCCCGACATCACCTTGAGCGCTGCTTTCGGCCCGCAGCACGGCTTGCGTGGCGACAAGCAGGACAACATGGTCGAGTCGCCCGACTTCCTCGACCCGCAGCTCGGCATCCCGGTGTTCAGCCTGTACGGCGAGGTGCGCCGGCCGACCGACGCGATGCTGGACAGCTTCGACGTGCTGCTGGTCGACCTGCAGGATCTCGGCTGCCGCATCTACACCTTCATCACCACGCTGCGCTACGTGCTCGAAGCCGCCGCCAAACATGGCAAGACGGTCTGGGTCCTTGATCGCCCGAACCCGGCTGGTCGCCCGGTCGAGGGCCTGAGCCTGCGCGCCGGCTGGGAAAGCTTCGTCGGTGCCGGCCCGATGCCGATGCGGCACGGCCTGACCATGGGCGAACTCGGCCTGTGGTTCATCGACCAGCTCAAGCTCGACGTCGATTACCAAGTCATCGCAATGCAGGGCTGGCAGCTGGAAGCGGCACCCGGTTACGGCTGGCCGCTCGGCGAGCGGACCTGGATCAACCCCAGCCCGAATGCGCCCAACCTGTGGATGGCGCGCGCCTATGCCGGCACCGTCATGCTCGAAGGCGCGACGCTCTCGGAAGGGCGTGGCACGACGCGCCCGCTCGAACTGTTCGGCGCGCCGGACATCAATGCCCGCGCCGTGCTCGCCGAAATGCGCGCCTTCGCGCCGCACTGGCTGGCCGGCTGCATGCTGCGCGAGATCTGGTTCGAGCCGACCTTCCACAAGCACGCCGGCAAGCTGTGCAACGGCATCCAGATCCATGTCGAGGACGCCCGCTACGAGCACGCCGCCTTCCGCCCCTGGCGCCTGCAGGCGCTCGCCTTCAAGGCGATCCGCCGGCTTTGTCCCGATTACCCGCTGTGGCGCGATTTTGCCTACGAATACGAGCATGACCGTCTGGCGATCGACCTGATCAACGGCTCGCCGCTGCTGCGCGAGTGGGTGGATGATCCATCCGCCGGGCCGGAGCAGCTTGATGCGGCGACCTGCTGCGACGAAAAGGCCTGGGAAAATACCCGGAAAGCTTTCTTGCTGTATCGCTGAGGCGGCAGGAAGTTTTGGGGCGGGAGTGCAACCCCGCCCGATTTTGCGCAATTGCCCCGGGGTCAGGTCTTGTCCAGATATTCTGCAAATTGTTCTGCCGGTAATGGCCGGCTGAACAGATAGCCCTGGAAGGCATGACAGCCATGGAAATCGAGAAACGCCAGCTGCTCTTCATTCTCGACGCCCTCGGCGATTACGTCCATGTCGAGACCCAGGCCCATGGTGATGATCGTGCGCGCAATGGTTTCGTCGTTTTTGCGGCCCGGCAGGTTGCGCACGAAGGATTGGTCGATCTTGAGCTGATCGAGCGGCAACTGTCCGAGATAGGAAAGGGATGAATGGCCGGTGCCGAAATCGTCCAGCGAGAACTTGACGCCCAGCCGCTTGATGGCGTGCATCTTTTCGATACTGTCGCGGACATCCTCGAGCACCAGGCTTTCCGTCAGCTCGAGCTTGAGGCGGGCTGGATTGGCTGCACTGGCCAGCAGCGTGTTTCTGACCAGGGCAACGAAGTCCGACTGACGGAACTGGCGGGCGCTGACATTGACGGCCAGTTGCAGCTTGCGGGTGCTTGGGGCGTTTTCCCAGATTTTGAGCTGGGCGCAAGCGGTTTCCAGGACCCATTGCCCGAGCGGCAGGATCAGGCCGGTATCTTCAGCCAGTGGAATGAAGTCACCCGGCGCGATCAGTCCGCGTGTCGGATGCTGCCAGCGCACCAGCGCTTCGGCCCCGATGACACGCCGTCCGGCATCGAGTTGCGGTTGGTAATGCAGCAGCAGCTCGCCATTTTTGAGAGCCAGCCGCAGATCGGCCTCGAGGGCACTGCGCCGGTCCAGTGCTGCCTGCATGGCCGGGTCGAAGAAGCGCAGGGTGTTGCGCCCGGCGTTCTTGGCCTGATAGAGCGCCAGATCGGCCTGCTTGAAGAGGTTCTCGACCGTGTCCTGCTGGTGAAACATGCTGACGCCGATGCTCACCCGGCAATGGTGTTCGTAGCCTTTGAGGATGAAGGGCTGGTCAATGGCAAGGCGCAGTTTTTCACCTAGCGTGTTGGCCAGGCGGGCAGCTTCCTCCGGATTGCTGCCCATGTTCTCCATCAGGACCACGAATTCGTCACCGCCCTGGCGCGCCACGGTGTCGCTGGCACGGACGGCAGCGGACAGGCGACGGGCGACCTCGACCAGCAGCAGGTCGCCGACATCATGGCCGCGGGTGTCGTTGAGCGCCTTGAAGTTGTCCAGGTCGATGAAAAATATCACGCCGTACTGGTCGCTGCGGGCCGCGGCAATGATCGCCTGGCCGAGGCGATCGAGCAGCAGGCGGCGATTGGGCAGGCGGGTCAGGGAGTCGTAATAGGCCAGGCGATGAATTTCGGCCTCGGCCTCCTTGTCTTCGGTGATGTCGGAAAAATTCCCGACAAAGTGGGTGATGCCGCGGTCAGGCGTGATGACCGCGGTAATGGTCAGCAACTCGGCGTAGATCTGGCCGTTTTTGCGCTTGTTCCAGATTTCGCCCTGCCAGTAGCCTTTTTCCTGCAGCGACTGCCACATCCGCTGGTAAAAGAGCTTGTCCTGCCGGCCGGAGTTGAGCAGGGCCGGGGTCTGGCCGATGGCTTCCTCTGCCGTGTAGCCAGTCAGGCGGGTAAAGGCCGGATTGACTCGCAGAATGACGCCGGCGGCGTCGGTAATGACCATTCCGCTTTGCGAGGCAAAGGCAATGGCGGCGATGCGCAGTTCTTCCTCGGCCTGTTTCTGCCCGCTGATATCGGTAATGAATCCATGCCAGAGTGTCGAGCCGTCGGCCTCACGGTGCGGCAGGGCGTTGCCGAACAGCCAGCGTACCGTGCCGTCATTGAAGCGGACCCGATACTCCTTGCGCCAGGGCTCGAGAGTTCTGGCTGATTGCAAGATGGAGGCCTCGACGTCAGCAAGGTCTTCCGGGTGCAATATGGCGAAAACCGCGCTTGCATCGTCACGCACCTCTTCCGGGCTGACCCGGTAGACCTGGCGGATGGCGTCGCTGGCGAACGGAAAGCAGGCGCTGCCATCGGGCCGCAAACGGTATTCATAGACGACACCGGGGGCCCGGTCGGCAATGTTTTCAAGGCGGCTCAGCGCTGCTGCCTGTGTCGCAGCCATGCGCTTGCGCTCGGTGATGTCACGGGTGATGCCGATGAAGTGGGTCAGCTGCCCGGCGCCATCGTGGATTGGCGAGATGTTCAGCTCGTTCCAGAAAGGCTCGCCGCTTTTCCGGTAATTGAGCAATTCCCCGGAAAAGTTGCTCTCCTTGCGCAAGGCTTCGCGGATTGCCCCGACCGTCTGCGGATCGCTCAGTGCACCTTGCAGCAAGCGGCAGTTTTTCCCGAGGACTTCATGGAGTGCATACCCGGTGATCGACAGAAATGCTGCGTTGGCCGTAATGATTTCCTGATTCGGCCCGGTGATGATGACGCCTTGCGAAATGGCTTGCAGGGCGATATTGCTGATGCGGAGTTCGGCCTGGGTTTGCTTGATGCTGGTGATGTCGGTTACCAGGACGACAAAGCCGGCCACTTCGCCGGCTACCTTGTGGGCGATGTACTGGGTCCAGGTATGCCTGACTTGACCATCCGTCTTGATCAACTGGCGCTCGAATTGCTGGTCCTCGCCGCGCAGGGCCGCCTGGATGTGAGCGTGGTTGTCCTGGAACAGGTTCTTGCCGAGCAGTTCCTGCATGGGCAGGCCGAGCATCTGCTCGGACGTTCGGCCAAACCAGGCAAAATATTGTTCATTGGCGAAGGCACAGCGCAAGTCCTTCGTCCAGTAGGCCACCAGCCCCGGCAGATGGTTGGCAATTGTCCTGGCGAACAAGGCGGGTTCCTCGAGGTTCCCTTCCGCGCCGGGATGAGCGAACAGCGGCTTTTGTTGTAGGTCCATGGTGCTCCGGGAAGCGTTCGATGTGCCTGGGGCGGTGTCTGCGACGTGAAAGTTCGCGCCGTCTCTACCGGGGCGAGCCTCTGTGTTCTGCTCAGCACCGAGGATCAGTTGGTGAGACCTGCCGACTTCATGATTCGTTCCGCAGCCATGATGCCACGATCCATCGCTTCCTCGAATAGTGAAAAACCCGACAGGTCGGCGTGCGCCAGTGCGATGCGCGGGCTGCGAAAACCGGCCAGTTTTTCGCGTTGACCGCCGAACAGGCTGCCCGGTGTCGGGCGGCGCATGGCGTGGCCGTTGCGGAAGATGTCGAGGCGGGTGGTCTGGCGGCGGATGTCGGGGTGTACCCGTTCGAGTTCGGCGAGGATGCCTTCGGCCCAGGTTTCGCGTGGCGTTTCGAGCAGCAGGCGGCGCCCGGCGGCCGGTGCCATGTCATGCAGGGCGCGGTAATACGTGAATACCGTGCCGCGCTGCTGGCGGCGGATCAACTGGTGGGTGGCGACGATATAGCCGAGGCCGGGGCTGTCGTGGAGCACGTTGTCCCAGGCCAGCGGCGCGCCGTGGCGCTCCTCCGGGAAGTCAGCGAGGTGCAGGTTGGCAGTCAGCCAGGGCGAGTATTCGCCGGTCTGCGCCGCTGCTTTCAGCTCGCCCGGCATGTCCGGCCAGACGCGCGGCAGGATGAAGGCCGGTGCCGCCCAGATCAGTTGGCGTGCCTGATAGCGGATGCTTTTATCGTTTTCCAGCACGTCGACCGTCAGGCCGTGCTTGTCTTCCGTGATGCGCCAGACCAGGCTGTTGCTGCGGATGCGTTCGCCCGCGCTGGCTGCCAGGCCGCGCGCTAGCCAGGCATTGCCTTCGGGCGCAGTGAGCACGGCGTCGGGGGCGGCGTTGGTCGCTTCGCCGTTGCGGCAGGCAAAGTAATGCAGGCCGGCCCAGGCCGAGGTTTGCCGGTAGTCGCTGCCGTAATCGTCGCGGCAGGCGTAGTTGGCCAGCCAATGCAGGCTGGGGGCGGTGTAACCGTTGGCGTTCAGCCACTGGCTGAACGGTATGCGGTCGAGGGCGAGCCAGTCGGGGTCGCGGCTGGACAAGGCCATGGGCAGCGCAAAGCGGCGCCGGCCATCCTTGCCGCGCGCCTGCTTGAGCTCCTGCATGTGCGCGTGAAAGCGCTGCTGCTGTTCGCGTTCGTCAGCTGCCAGGCCGCGTTGCGGCAGCAGGCCTTCCTGCCACAGGCCGTTGCGGTAGATGCGCTCCTGCGGCGTGGCGCATAGGTAGCGCTCGTCGTAGACCGGTTTGGCGGCGCCCGGGTCGCCTTGCAGGACGCCGAGTTCGGCGAGCAGTTCGCGCAAGTCGCGGGCCTCGGGGCCGGGCAGCGGCAGGTAGTGGGCGCCCCAGGGATAGGCGACGAGCGGACTGTGGCCGGCGCGCGAATTGCCGCCGGCTTCGCTTTCCATTTCGAGCACCAGGAAGTCGTCGACCGCTGCGCGCGCCAGTTGTCTGGCGGCAGACAGGCCGGAGATGCCGCCGCCGAC
The DNA window shown above is from Quatrionicoccus australiensis and carries:
- a CDS encoding DOMON-like domain-containing protein yields the protein MSAQNTHSLLCHPASPCAGVFAVEVAANLDAHGDLALCYRLGAAPAALRLPAPRPPAFADGLWQHTCCELFVAVDAEKYREFNFSPSGEWAVYDFAGYRERIDSAISVAPQISLVQADAAVELRVLIPAALLPGGAALQVGLTAVLEAADGSKTYWALAHAAAQPDFHLRQSFTLTLKAS
- a CDS encoding exo-beta-N-acetylmuramidase NamZ family protein, which encodes MTAPILFGIDRLLAEPELRRPLAGRRVALLAHPASVTADLTHSLDALAALPDITLSAAFGPQHGLRGDKQDNMVESPDFLDPQLGIPVFSLYGEVRRPTDAMLDSFDVLLVDLQDLGCRIYTFITTLRYVLEAAAKHGKTVWVLDRPNPAGRPVEGLSLRAGWESFVGAGPMPMRHGLTMGELGLWFIDQLKLDVDYQVIAMQGWQLEAAPGYGWPLGERTWINPSPNAPNLWMARAYAGTVMLEGATLSEGRGTTRPLELFGAPDINARAVLAEMRAFAPHWLAGCMLREIWFEPTFHKHAGKLCNGIQIHVEDARYEHAAFRPWRLQALAFKAIRRLCPDYPLWRDFAYEYEHDRLAIDLINGSPLLREWVDDPSAGPEQLDAATCCDEKAWENTRKAFLLYR
- a CDS encoding EAL domain-containing protein produces the protein MDLQQKPLFAHPGAEGNLEEPALFARTIANHLPGLVAYWTKDLRCAFANEQYFAWFGRTSEQMLGLPMQELLGKNLFQDNHAHIQAALRGEDQQFERQLIKTDGQVRHTWTQYIAHKVAGEVAGFVVLVTDITSIKQTQAELRISNIALQAISQGVIITGPNQEIITANAAFLSITGYALHEVLGKNCRLLQGALSDPQTVGAIREALRKESNFSGELLNYRKSGEPFWNELNISPIHDGAGQLTHFIGITRDITERKRMAATQAAALSRLENIADRAPGVVYEYRLRPDGSACFPFASDAIRQVYRVSPEEVRDDASAVFAILHPEDLADVEASILQSARTLEPWRKEYRVRFNDGTVRWLFGNALPHREADGSTLWHGFITDISGQKQAEEELRIAAIAFASQSGMVITDAAGVILRVNPAFTRLTGYTAEEAIGQTPALLNSGRQDKLFYQRMWQSLQEKGYWQGEIWNKRKNGQIYAELLTITAVITPDRGITHFVGNFSDITEDKEAEAEIHRLAYYDSLTRLPNRRLLLDRLGQAIIAAARSDQYGVIFFIDLDNFKALNDTRGHDVGDLLLVEVARRLSAAVRASDTVARQGGDEFVVLMENMGSNPEEAARLANTLGEKLRLAIDQPFILKGYEHHCRVSIGVSMFHQQDTVENLFKQADLALYQAKNAGRNTLRFFDPAMQAALDRRSALEADLRLALKNGELLLHYQPQLDAGRRVIGAEALVRWQHPTRGLIAPGDFIPLAEDTGLILPLGQWVLETACAQLKIWENAPSTRKLQLAVNVSARQFRQSDFVALVRNTLLASAANPARLKLELTESLVLEDVRDSIEKMHAIKRLGVKFSLDDFGTGHSSLSYLGQLPLDQLKIDQSFVRNLPGRKNDETIARTIITMGLGLDMDVIAEGVENEEQLAFLDFHGCHAFQGYLFSRPLPAEQFAEYLDKT
- a CDS encoding FAD-dependent oxidoreductase, whose translation is MTKPVAARGGFSRRDFLCTLGAGALAGCAPAGKPALPPGETFGMSQALGHRLLGGNFPAPDAIRHTGVLIVGGGISGLSAARQLARAAVDDFLVLEMESEAGGNSRAGHSPLVAYPWGAHYLPLPGPEARDLRELLAELGVLQGDPGAAKPVYDERYLCATPQERIYRNGLWQEGLLPQRGLAADEREQQQRFHAHMQELKQARGKDGRRRFALPMALSSRDPDWLALDRIPFSQWLNANGYTAPSLHWLANYACRDDYGSDYRQTSAWAGLHYFACRNGEATNAAPDAVLTAPEGNAWLARGLAASAGERIRSNSLVWRITEDKHGLTVDVLENDKSIRYQARQLIWAAPAFILPRVWPDMPGELKAAAQTGEYSPWLTANLHLADFPEERHGAPLAWDNVLHDSPGLGYIVATHQLIRRQQRGTVFTYYRALHDMAPAAGRRLLLETPRETWAEGILAELERVHPDIRRQTTRLDIFRNGHAMRRPTPGSLFGGQREKLAGFRSPRIALAHADLSGFSLFEEAMDRGIMAAERIMKSAGLTN